ACGGCCCCCGGAAGGGGGTGCGGCGGGCCTCCCGCTCAGGGCCCGGACCTGGGGCGCCTGAACGCCCGGACGGGGGCGCGTACGGCCTTGTACGCGCCCCCGTCCGGGTGTCTCCCGCACCTCCCGCGCGGCTACTCCGACTTGATCGCGGCCAGCATGTTCAGCTTCGCCGCGCGGCGGGCCGGCCACAGCGCGGCCAGGATGCCGACCGTGGCGGCGAGGAGGAGGAAGACGGCCATCCGGGCCCAGGGGAGGACCAGTTCGTACGTCGGCATCCTGCTGGCGACGAGTTCGCCGGCGGCCCAGCCGAAGAAGACGCCCAGGCCGATGCCGAGGACACCGCCGAAGAGGGAGATGACCAGGGACTCCAGACGGACCATCCGCTTGACGCCCCGCCGGTCGAGACCGATCGCACGGAGCATGCCGATCTCCTGCGAGCGTTCGAACACCGACATGGCGAGGGTGTTGATCACCCCGAGGACGGCGACGACCACGGCCATGGCCAGCAGGCCGTAGAGCATGTTCAGCATCAGCGTGAACATCTTCGCGATGTCGTCGGAGAGGTCCTGCCCGCTCTGGACCTTGATCGCCGGGTTCTCGCCGAGGGCCTTCTCCAGCCGGTCCTTGGTGGCGTCGGAGGCACCGGCCGAGGTCTTGACCATGACCATCATGTCGGCCGGGTCCACGTCGGCCGGCAGCCGCTTCGTGAGCGTCGCGTTGTCCAGCAGGACGCCCCGGATCAGTTCGTTGCTCTCGTAGACCCCGGCGACCGTCAGCTTCTGCTTCTGGCCCCCCGCGAACCCGGCGGTGAACTCCGATCCGGTCTTCCAGCCGCGCCGCTCGGCGGTCTCCGCGTCCACCACGACCTCGCCGCCGCCGACCTTGAACGCCCCGTTGTCGAGGGGCAGGTCGGTGACCTTCCCGATGGCCGTGCCGTTCACGCCCGTCAGGTACTCCGTCTCGCCCCCGATCCGGGACTCGGCGTTGCGCAGCGGCGAGACGGCGGTGACGCCCTCGGTGGCGGAGAGCTTCTTCTCCACGTCGGGGGAGAGGAAGTTGCCGTTGGCCATCGAGACGACGTAGTCCGCCTTGATGGCGTCGGCGGCCATCTTGCCGATGGACTTCTGGAGGCTGCCCGCCATCACCGTCATCCCGGTGATCAGCGTTAGGCCGATCATCAGCGCCGAGGCGGTCGCGGCGGTGCGGCGCGGATTGCGTACGGAGTTCTGCCGGGCGAGCTTGCCCGAGATCCCGAAGACCCGCAGGAGGGGCGAGGCGGCCGCGATCAGTGGGCGGGACAGGAGAGGGGTGAGGACGAAGACACCGATGATCAGCGTCACCGCGCCGATGCCCATCGGCGCCTGTCCGTCCGAGCCGCTCATGGTGGTGGCGTACAGCACGGTGGCCACGCCCGCGCCGGCGAACAGCGCGCCGATCGTGTTCCGTACGACGAGCGACTTGGTCGTCGCCTTGGCGTGGACGCTGCTCATCGCCGCGACCGGCGGGATCTTCGCCGCACGGCGGCCCGGCAGCCAGGCGGCCAGCATCGTGATCAGCACGCCGACGAGCAGGGCGGTGGCGACCGTGCCGGGGGAGACCACCAGCGGGCCGTCGGGGACCGTCTCGCCGAGGGCGCCGATCAGGGCCCGCATCCCGGCGCCGATGCCGACACCGGCGGCGAGACCGGTGACGGCGGCGACCGCGCCCACCACGAACGCCTCGATCAGCACGGACCGGGTCACCTGGCGGCGGGAGGCGCCGACCGCGCGCAGCAGCGCCAGCTCCTTGGTGCGCTGGGCGACCAGCATCGTGAAGGTGTTGGCGATGATGAACGTGCCCACGAACAGGGCGATCCCGGCGAAGACCAGCAGCGCGTTCTTCAGGCCGCTCATCTCGGCGGCGATCTGCGTGGCCTGGTCGTCCGCGAGCTTCTGACCGGTGGTGGTGTACGCGGCGTCCTTCGGCAGGACCTCGTCGACGGCCTTCTGCAACTGGGCCTGGCTGGTGCCGCGCGCCGCCGTCACGTTGATCGTGTCGTACTCGCCCTCCATGTGGAAGAGCTTCTGCGCTGTCGCCGTGTCGAACAGGGTGAGGCTGCCGCCGGCGGCGACATTGCCGTCGTCCGTCGTGAAGATGCCGCTGATGGTCGGGGTGAGGACCGGGCCGTCGACGGACAGCCGCACGGTGTCGCCCACCTCGTACCCGGCCCGCTTCGCGGTCTCGGAGTCGATCGCGACCTCGTCCGCCCCCTCGGGCGCGCGGCCGCCGTCCCGGACGGGATACCGCGGATCGTCCGTCCCCCAGAAGTTCCCGCCCTGCGACTGGAAGCCGCCGCCGATCAGCTTGCCGTCCTTGCCGGCGAGGGCGGTGAACCCGCTCACCACGCCGATCGCCGACTCGGCGCCGGGCGCCCGCTGGACCTTCTTCAGCAACTCCGGGGTGAGCTTCGGCTGTTCGGCGACGGTGTCGCCCTCGTCCGGCCGGTAGTCCGACCGGATCGCGACGTCCACGTGGTCGAAGCCCTTGGCCGAGCTCTTCTGGAGCGCGTCCGAGATGGTGTTCGTGAAGACCAGCGTGCCCGACACGAAGGCGACGCCGAGCATCACCGCGAGCACGGTCATGAGAAGCCTGGCCTTGTGCGAGAACACGTTGCGCAGGGCGGTACGGAACATGAAGGGGTCCCTGTTTCGGGGTCGGGGCGGGTTCGGGCCGGGGCGGGGCAGAGGGGGGGCGGAGGGGGGACGGAGGGGCGGAGAGGGCGAACTCCCTCAGCTCGTACGCCCCTTGGTGTCGAACCTCTTCATCCGGTCCAGCACCAGGTCCGCCGTCGGCTCGTGCATCTCGTCCACGATGCACCCGTCGGCGAGGAAGATGACCCGGTCCGCGTACGCCGCGGCCACGGGGTCGTGCGTCACCATCACCACGGTCTGCCCCAACTCCCGTACGGAGTTGCGCAGGAAGCCCAGCACCTCGGCGCCCGAACGCGAGTCCAGGTTTCCGGTGGGCTCGTCGCCGAAGATGATGTCCGGCCGTGAGGCGAGCGCCCGCGCCACGGCGACGCGCTGCTGCTGGCCGCCGGAGAGCTGTGCGGGCCGGTGGCTCAGCCGGTCGGCCAGGCCCACCATCCGGATCACGGTGTCCAGCCACTGCTTGTCCGGCTTGCGGCCCGCGATGTCCATCGGGAGGGTGATGTTCTCCAGCGCGGTCAGCGTCGGCAGCAGGTTGAACGCCTGGAAGATGAAGCCGATCTTGTCGCGGCGGAGCTTGGTGAGCTGCTTGTCCTTCAGCGAGCCCAGTTCGGTCTCGCCGATGCGGACGGAGCCGGCCGAGAAGGTGTCCAGGCCTGCCACGCAGTGCATCAGCGTGGACTTGCCGGACCCCGAGGGTCCCATGATCGCGGTGAACTGGGCCTGCCGGAAGTCGACGGTGACCTGGTCCAGCGCGACGACCCGGGTCTCGCCCTGTCCGTAGACCTTCGACAGTTCCGTGGCGCGGGCGGCCACGGCGGTGGCCCGGTCGGCGAGGGGCGTGGTGGTCACGGGTGGGAACTCCTGTCGGGACGACGGCGTTTGTGGTGTTCGCGAACGGCCGGGGGCTCCGCCCGGCGCGTGCCCGGCGTGGGCCCCGGGCATGCCGGGGCCGTTCGTTTGTCGTTTCGTGAGTGGCTCCATCGTCTCGACGGAGGAGCGCCGTGTAGTCAGCCGCTGTTCCGGTTCCGGGGGCAGACTTCTGACGGACCGGCGGGGGGTGCGTCATACCTGGGGATGACGGTGGGATCCGACCGGGGAGTGGGGCGCCCGACCGACACGAGTCACCGCGTCACCGCGCGTGTTCCGGGTGGGACCGCTCGTTCGGGCGGTGAAATTCCGTCATTCCGCACACGGCCGGTCGCGCCGTCCGGAAGGCTGTTGGCAAGTGCGGATGGCGTGTTCCGTGGGCTGATGCACCCTCAGACGTCAATAAAATAAGACAACATCGGTCCGCTCTTCGACTGTTCGGGGGAAGCGCCCCGATAGGCTCGGAACCTCAGTGCGGAGCCCATGGCCTGCCCGGATGGTGGAATGCAGACACGGCGAGCTTAAACCTCGCTGCCCCTCGCGGGCGTACCGGTTCAAGTCCGGTTCCGGGCACTCCGAGCAACTCTGAACATTTCTCCCCAAACCCCCACACCCCGCCCCCGCGGCAAGGTGCGCCCCTCCCGCTCGCCGAGCGCCCGCCGCGCCCAGGACCGCGCCGGCCCTCCCGAGGAGCCCGCGGGCGACGAGATCCCGGGGACGGTGGGTGATCTCCGAGAGATCGCGGGGGTGTACCGGGTTGGTCGCGGGTTGAGGGGGGCGGGGCGGGGAATCAGGGAGACGCGTAGCGTGTTCGATGACATGGCAGGGAAAGATCCTCCCCAAGCACTAGGGTCAATCCTTTGCCTACCTATTACTCTTGAGCCAAGGCCACGCAGGGTGGCCATGGAGGAGTGAAATGAGGAGCAGCAACCCGGTCTTCTCGCGACGGGGGTTCAGCCGCGACAACGGCTACGCGGGCTTCAACACCGCGCCGCAGGCCGGGGGAGCAGCTGTCGGCACCCAGGGCAACCCCTACGCCCAGCAGGGCGGCAACCCGTACGCGACGAACCCGTACGCCCAGCAGGGCGTGCAGCACGGCGCCCCGCCGCAGGCCCCGGCCCGCACGGGCGCCATGACCATGGACGACGTCGTCATGCGCTCGGCCATGACGCTCGGCACGGTCGTCGTCGGCGCGGTCCTCGCCTGGGCCCTCCTGCCGGTGTCGCCCACGAGCTACGGCCTGGCCATCGGCGCCGCGCTGATCGCCTTCGTCCTGGCGATGGTGCAGTCCTTCAAGCGCAAGGCCTCGCCCGCGCTGATCCTGGCGTACGCCGCCTTCGAGGGCGTCTTCCTCGGTGTGCTCAGCGAGATGTTCAACTCGCAGTGGGAGGGCGCGCCCTTCCAGGCGGTGCTCGGCACCATGGCCGTCTCCGGAGCCACCCTCCTGGTCTACAAGGCGGGCTGGATCCGGGTCACCGCGCGGTACGCCCGCATCGGGATGACCATCGCGATCGCCTTCATCCTCGTCATGGCCGTCAACCTGCTGCTCGTCGTCTTCGGGCTCGCCCCCGACGGCGGACTGCGCAGCATGGGCCCGCTCGGCGCGATCGTCGGCATCCTGGCGATCCTGCTCGGCGCGTTCTTCCTGACCCTGGACTTCAAGCAGATCCAGGACGGCATCGCCTACGGTGCCCCGCGCGAGGAGGCCTGGCTGGCCGCGTTCGGCCTGACCATGACCCTCGTGTGGATCTACATCGAGATGCTCCGCCTCGTCGCCATCTTCAGCGGCGACGACTAGACCGGACGGGTCGACCGGACGGATCGACCGGACCGGGCGGATCGCACCGGATCACTGATGAAGGGCCCCCGAACCTCGCGGTTCGGGGGCCCTTCGTAGGTTCTCGGCGGCTTCACCGGAGCTTCCGCGCGGCCCTCCTCAGGTCGTACTCGTGAATGATCGCTTTGGCGTGGCCGTACGCGAGGTCGTACTCGTGCCGGAGCCAGCTGACCTTCTCCTCGAAATTGAAGAGAGCGGGGCCTTCGTCGACTTTGCGGATCCAGTCGGAGACTTCACGACCGGTGCAGTGCGGGATGCGGGCGAGCAGGTTGCGATGGGTCTCCTCGGAGAAGACTTGGGACATCGGCGCCTCCGGACGAAAGGGAATGTAAGCCGGTCCTTCAGGTCACGTTGCCTGAGTGGCGGCCTGTTGGCAACAGTCCGGCCGAGGCGCGTACTCTCGCGGCGTGCTTGATACGACGCCGTTGACCCGTGCCGTGGATCATTTCGCCGACCGGTTGCGGGCGGCCCCGCAGAGCCGGCTCCAGCGGAGCGCCGCCGCGGAGGCGCTGGCGCTGGCCAGGGAGTTGGCACTGCGCGCTCAGCGGTTGGAGACGCCCGACGGGCCGTTCCACGAGATGCCGGACGCGGGGATGTTCGCGGCGGCCGACCAGGTGACCGTCGCCGGAAACGATCTCGCGCTGGTCCTGGCGGACGAGGGCCAGCTGGCCGAGGCCGTCACGCTGGTGGAGGAGGCCCAGAAGCGGGCCGGGGTGTGAGGCCGGCGCCCACCGGCTCGGGGGCGCTGCCCCACTCGGACACCGCTACAGCGACGCGATGACGCGGTCCGCCAGGATGTAGACCATGTCGGCGCCGCACTCGAAGGTGAGCGTGTAGGCGCCCGAGATGCCCGAGCCGCCCAGGAGGACGGGGGTGTCGCCGGTCTGGAGGGCGGTGGCGAGGCGCTCGGCGGTCTCGCGGTGGCCGGGGGTCATGCACAGGGTGGTGCC
The DNA window shown above is from Streptomyces akebiae and carries:
- a CDS encoding ABC transporter permease, which encodes MFRTALRNVFSHKARLLMTVLAVMLGVAFVSGTLVFTNTISDALQKSSAKGFDHVDVAIRSDYRPDEGDTVAEQPKLTPELLKKVQRAPGAESAIGVVSGFTALAGKDGKLIGGGFQSQGGNFWGTDDPRYPVRDGGRAPEGADEVAIDSETAKRAGYEVGDTVRLSVDGPVLTPTISGIFTTDDGNVAAGGSLTLFDTATAQKLFHMEGEYDTINVTAARGTSQAQLQKAVDEVLPKDAAYTTTGQKLADDQATQIAAEMSGLKNALLVFAGIALFVGTFIIANTFTMLVAQRTKELALLRAVGASRRQVTRSVLIEAFVVGAVAAVTGLAAGVGIGAGMRALIGALGETVPDGPLVVSPGTVATALLVGVLITMLAAWLPGRRAAKIPPVAAMSSVHAKATTKSLVVRNTIGALFAGAGVATVLYATTMSGSDGQAPMGIGAVTLIIGVFVLTPLLSRPLIAAASPLLRVFGISGKLARQNSVRNPRRTAATASALMIGLTLITGMTVMAGSLQKSIGKMAADAIKADYVVSMANGNFLSPDVEKKLSATEGVTAVSPLRNAESRIGGETEYLTGVNGTAIGKVTDLPLDNGAFKVGGGEVVVDAETAERRGWKTGSEFTAGFAGGQKQKLTVAGVYESNELIRGVLLDNATLTKRLPADVDPADMMVMVKTSAGASDATKDRLEKALGENPAIKVQSGQDLSDDIAKMFTLMLNMLYGLLAMAVVVAVLGVINTLAMSVFERSQEIGMLRAIGLDRRGVKRMVRLESLVISLFGGVLGIGLGVFFGWAAGELVASRMPTYELVLPWARMAVFLLLAATVGILAALWPARRAAKLNMLAAIKSE
- a CDS encoding ABC transporter ATP-binding protein, translating into MTTTPLADRATAVAARATELSKVYGQGETRVVALDQVTVDFRQAQFTAIMGPSGSGKSTLMHCVAGLDTFSAGSVRIGETELGSLKDKQLTKLRRDKIGFIFQAFNLLPTLTALENITLPMDIAGRKPDKQWLDTVIRMVGLADRLSHRPAQLSGGQQQRVAVARALASRPDIIFGDEPTGNLDSRSGAEVLGFLRNSVRELGQTVVMVTHDPVAAAYADRVIFLADGCIVDEMHEPTADLVLDRMKRFDTKGRTS
- a CDS encoding Bax inhibitor-1/YccA family protein — translated: MRSSNPVFSRRGFSRDNGYAGFNTAPQAGGAAVGTQGNPYAQQGGNPYATNPYAQQGVQHGAPPQAPARTGAMTMDDVVMRSAMTLGTVVVGAVLAWALLPVSPTSYGLAIGAALIAFVLAMVQSFKRKASPALILAYAAFEGVFLGVLSEMFNSQWEGAPFQAVLGTMAVSGATLLVYKAGWIRVTARYARIGMTIAIAFILVMAVNLLLVVFGLAPDGGLRSMGPLGAIVGILAILLGAFFLTLDFKQIQDGIAYGAPREEAWLAAFGLTMTLVWIYIEMLRLVAIFSGDD
- a CDS encoding DUF4287 domain-containing protein, with the protein product MSQVFSEETHRNLLARIPHCTGREVSDWIRKVDEGPALFNFEEKVSWLRHEYDLAYGHAKAIIHEYDLRRAARKLR